A region from the Musa acuminata AAA Group cultivar baxijiao chromosome BXJ1-10, Cavendish_Baxijiao_AAA, whole genome shotgun sequence genome encodes:
- the LOC135596257 gene encoding uncharacterized protein LOC135596257 — protein MATAFANQFLRPVPAGLRRPPAALKPAGTFLHLRRPPAGPVTRSVGPRRGCAVKSESVEKVGTDLKDLVEFLYDDLPHLFDEQGIDRTMYDDRVRFRDPITRHDTIDGYLFNIRLLKLLFRPDFYLHHVRQTGPNEISTRWTMVMRFTLLPWKPELVFTGTSVMGVNPLTQKFCSHLDLWDSIQNNDYFSLEGLIDVLKQLRIYKTPELETPKYLILKRTANYEIRKYEPFVVVETEGDKLSGSSGFNNVAGYIFGKNSSTEKIPMTTPVFTQAVDDKLSKVSIQIVLPMDKELGNLPSPSAEAVNLRKVEGGIAAVIKFSGKPSEEIVLSKERELRSAILKDGLRPQQGCLLARYNDPGSTNSFIMRNEVLIWLNDFTLE, from the exons atggcCACAGCTTTCGCCAACCAATTCCTCCGTCCAGTTCCCGCCGGCCTCAGGCGGCCTCCCGCCGCCCTGAAGCCCGCCGGAACCTTCCTTCATCTCCGACGCCCTCCCGCAGGTCCCGTGACAAGGAGTGTGGGTCCGAGGAGGGGTTGCGCTGTGAAGAGCGAGTCGGTGGAGAAGGTGGGCACCGACCTGAAAGACCTGGTGGAGTTCCTCTATGACGACCTCCCTCACCTCTTCGACGAGCAGGGCATCGACCGGACCATGTACGACGACCGCGTGAGGTTCCGGGACCCCATCACGCGTCACGACACCATCGACGGCTATCTGTTCAACATCCGGCTCCTGAAGCTGCTCTTCCGCCCCGATTTCTATCTGCACCACGTGAGGCAG ACAGGACCTAATGAAATCAGTACAAGATGGACTATGGTAATGAGGTTTACGCTTCTACCATGGAAACCGGAGTTGGTGTTCACGGGAACATCAGTCATGGGCGTCAACCCACTGACTCAAAAATTTTGCAGCCATTTG GATCTTTGGGACTCCATACAAAACAATGACTACTTTTCTTTGGAAGGTCTAATAGATGTTTTAAAGCAG CTGCGAATATACAAGACTCCGGAATTGGAAACCCCAAAGTACTTGATACTGAAAAGAACTGCAAATTATGAG ATAAGGAAGTATGAGCCATTTGTGGTGGTTGAAACCGAAGGAGATAAGCTATCTGGCTCATCTGGTTTCAACAATGTTGCCGG GTATATATTCGGTAAGAATTCCTCGACTGAAAAGATTCCCATGACGACCCCTGTTTTCACACAGGCAGTTGATGACAAATTATCAAAAGTTTCTATCCAGATCGTTCTACCAATGGACAAAGAATTGGGCAA TTTGCCTTCTCCCAGTGCCGAAGCAGTTAATTTGAGAAAGGTTGAAGGAGGTATTGCTGCAGTAATAAAATTTAGTGGAAAACCGAGTGAAGAGATTGTACTCAGTAAAGAGAGAGAACTTCGGTCTGCAATACTTAAAGATGGTCTCAGACCTCAACAAGGTTGTTTGCTTGCTCGCTACAATGATCCTGGCAGTACAAACAGCTTCATAATG CGAAATGAGGTGCTGATATGGCTTAATGACTTCACATTAGAATAA
- the LOC135596258 gene encoding V-type proton ATPase subunit c''2: MSSSWSRALTQISPYTFASIGIAISIGVSVLGAAWGIYITGSSLIGAAIKAPRITSKNLISVIFCEAVAIYGVIVAIILQTKLESVPSSKIYDPESLRAGYAIFASGIIVGFANLMCGLCVGIIGSSCALSDAQNSTLFVKILVIEIFGSALGLFGVIVGIIMSAQATWPAKTA, encoded by the exons ATGTCGAGCTCGTGGTCGCGGGCGCTGACGCAGATCTCGCCCTACACCTTCGCCTCCATCGGAATCGCCATCTCAATCGGCGTCTCCGTCCTCGGCGCTGCTTG GGGGATCTATATCACCGGGAGCAGCTTGATCGGTGCGGCGATCAAAGCCCCCAGAATCACCTCGAAGAATCTCATTAG TGTTATCTTCTGCGAGGCTGTCGCCATATATGGTGTTATTGTTGCAATTATTCTACAAACAAAACTAGAAAGCGTGCCATCATCAAAGATATATGATCCAGAGTCTCTTAGAGCTGGATATGCAATATTTGCTTCTGGAATCATCGTGGGTTTTGCAAATCTCATGTGCGG ACTTTGCGTAGGAATAATTGGAAGCAGCTGTGCGCTGTCCGATGCTCAAAACTCCACGCTTTTTGTCAAGATTCTGGTGATTGAAATATTTGGCAGTGCACTTGGGTTATTTGGTGTGATCGTTGGCATAATTATGTCGGCGCAAGCAACATGGCCAGCCAAAACAGCATGA